One part of the Leucobacter triazinivorans genome encodes these proteins:
- a CDS encoding metalloregulator ArsR/SmtB family transcription factor gives MGAEAAATVAASLKALGDPLRLRMLSAIAADPRGETCVCDLAELSRVSQPTVSHHLRVLKETGLLRSERRGTWVWYRIATGRRRAVAALLDAFAPAALLDAPEGEAAGGDTAEGNAEQGEELRLMDARVARLAAELADAHTALDRELVAVIVRESYADLVRSAKLTRHLVPLTERFARQRLADLLRDRDAGPPQVLFVCVQNAGRSQLAAALLNRLAGGRVIARSAGSTPAAEVHPRVRSLLIELEGDAGAERYPKPLTDDAVRAADVVVTMGCGDVCPIVPGVRYEDWAIADPALAAHEGVEAIRDELTERVRALLATLPERPSEAQRNDRHEESRHA, from the coding sequence ATGGGTGCGGAGGCCGCTGCGACCGTGGCGGCGTCGCTGAAGGCGCTCGGCGATCCGCTCCGGCTGCGTATGCTCTCGGCGATCGCAGCGGATCCGAGGGGGGAGACCTGCGTGTGCGACCTCGCCGAGCTCTCCAGGGTCTCGCAGCCGACCGTCTCCCACCACCTGCGGGTGCTCAAGGAGACCGGGCTGCTGCGCTCGGAGCGGCGGGGAACCTGGGTGTGGTACCGGATCGCCACCGGCAGGCGGCGCGCCGTCGCCGCGCTGCTCGACGCGTTCGCGCCCGCCGCGCTGCTCGATGCGCCGGAGGGCGAGGCTGCCGGGGGAGACACGGCCGAGGGCAACGCGGAACAGGGGGAGGAGCTCCGGCTGATGGACGCGCGCGTGGCCCGCCTCGCCGCCGAGCTGGCCGATGCGCACACCGCGCTGGATCGCGAACTCGTCGCCGTCATCGTCCGCGAGTCCTACGCAGATCTCGTGCGCTCCGCGAAGCTCACCCGACATCTCGTCCCGCTGACCGAGCGGTTCGCCCGACAGCGGCTCGCCGACTTGCTGCGGGACCGGGATGCCGGCCCGCCGCAGGTGCTCTTCGTGTGCGTGCAGAACGCGGGTCGCTCGCAACTCGCCGCGGCGCTGCTCAATCGGCTCGCGGGCGGGCGCGTGATCGCCCGCTCGGCGGGCTCGACGCCGGCCGCTGAGGTGCACCCGCGCGTGCGCTCGCTGCTCATCGAGCTCGAGGGCGACGCCGGTGCCGAGCGGTACCCGAAGCCCCTCACGGACGACGCGGTGCGCGCGGCCGACGTCGTCGTCACGATGGGGTGCGGCGACGTCTGCCCGATCGTCCCGGGTGTGCGCTACGAGGACTGGGCGATCGCCGATCCCGCCCTCGCCGCGCACGAGGGGGTCGAGGCGATCCGGGACGAGCTGACGGAGCGCGTGCGCGCGCTCCTCGCCACCCTTCCTGAGCGCCCATCCGAGGCGCAGCGAAACGACCGACACGAGGAGTCCCGCCATGCCTGA
- a CDS encoding arsenate reductase ArsC has translation MPDQKPSVLFVCVHNAGRSQMAAGYLRHLAGDRIEVRSAGSVPAEHVNPVAVEAMREEGIDIASEQPKVLTADAVRESDVVITMGCGDACPFFPGKRYEDWKLDDPAGRGIEAVRPIRDAIRARIEALIADLLAR, from the coding sequence ATGCCTGATCAGAAGCCTTCCGTGCTGTTCGTCTGCGTGCACAACGCCGGGAGATCGCAGATGGCCGCGGGATACCTCCGCCATCTCGCCGGCGACCGCATCGAGGTGCGGTCGGCGGGATCCGTCCCCGCAGAGCATGTCAACCCGGTCGCCGTCGAGGCCATGCGCGAGGAGGGCATCGACATCGCGTCGGAGCAGCCCAAGGTGCTCACCGCAGATGCCGTGCGGGAGTCCGACGTCGTGATCACGATGGGCTGCGGCGACGCGTGCCCGTTCTTTCCCGGCAAACGCTACGAGGACTGGAAGCTCGACGACCCGGCCGGCCGGGGCATCGAGGCCGTTCGTCCGATTCGCGACGCGATCAGGGCGCGCATCGAGGCGCTGATCGCGGATCTGCTCGCTCGGTGA
- the arsB gene encoding ACR3 family arsenite efflux transporter, with protein sequence MSNQASASSARELRAGAGTKRLSPLDRWLPLWIGLAMVGGLALGRFVPGISDLLARLEVGGISVPIGLGLLVMMYPVLAKVRYDRVAAVTGDRRLLLSSLALNWLVGPAVMFALAWVFLPDLPEYRTGLIIVGLARCIAMVVIWNDLACGDREATAVLVAINSVFQVVMFSVLGWFYLTVLPGWLGLDTQGLEISMGQIALNVLVFLGIPLVAGFASRWFGERRGGRDWYEQTFLPAIGPWALYGLLFTIVLLFALQGDAVLARPWDVARIALPLLVYFGVMWFVGLLLGRRLGLGYARSATLAFTAAGNNFELAIAVAIGTFGAASGQALAGVVGPLIEVPVLVGLVYVSLWAAKAWFGTDPHLAPTESSAS encoded by the coding sequence ATGTCGAATCAAGCATCCGCGTCGTCTGCGCGCGAGCTCCGAGCAGGGGCGGGAACGAAGCGGCTGTCGCCCCTCGATAGGTGGCTGCCGCTCTGGATCGGTCTCGCCATGGTCGGGGGCCTCGCACTCGGCCGCTTCGTGCCGGGAATCTCCGATCTGCTCGCCCGCCTGGAGGTCGGGGGCATCTCCGTGCCGATCGGTCTCGGCCTCCTGGTGATGATGTACCCGGTACTCGCGAAGGTCCGCTACGACCGCGTCGCCGCGGTGACCGGAGACCGGAGACTGCTGCTCTCCTCGCTGGCCCTGAACTGGCTGGTCGGGCCTGCGGTGATGTTCGCGCTCGCCTGGGTGTTCCTGCCCGACCTTCCCGAGTACCGCACGGGACTCATCATCGTCGGCCTCGCCCGGTGCATCGCGATGGTCGTGATCTGGAACGACCTCGCCTGTGGCGATCGCGAGGCGACGGCGGTGCTGGTCGCGATCAACTCCGTGTTCCAGGTCGTAATGTTCTCAGTGCTCGGGTGGTTCTATCTCACGGTGCTTCCCGGCTGGCTCGGCCTCGACACTCAGGGGCTCGAGATCTCGATGGGGCAGATCGCTCTGAACGTGCTCGTATTCCTCGGCATCCCGCTCGTCGCCGGCTTCGCTTCACGCTGGTTCGGCGAGCGGCGCGGCGGCCGTGACTGGTACGAGCAGACGTTCCTCCCCGCGATCGGGCCCTGGGCCCTCTACGGGCTGCTCTTCACGATCGTGCTGCTGTTCGCGCTGCAGGGCGACGCGGTGCTCGCGAGGCCGTGGGATGTGGCGAGGATCGCCCTGCCCCTCCTTGTCTACTTCGGGGTGATGTGGTTCGTCGGTCTGCTGCTCGGGCGTCGCCTCGGCCTCGGCTATGCGCGCTCGGCGACGCTCGCGTTCACGGCCGCCGGCAACAACTTCGAGCTCGCGATCGCGGTCGCCATCGGTACCTTCGGAGCCGCCTCCGGGCAGGCGCTGGCCGGGGTGGTCGGCCCGCTGATCGAGGTGCCCGTGCTCGTCGGGCTCGTCTACGTCTCCCTGTGGGCGGCGAAGGCCTGGTTCGGCACGGACCCGCATCTCGCCCCGACCGAATCGAGTGCATCATGA